A single Marinobacter sp. es.042 DNA region contains:
- a CDS encoding ExeA family protein encodes MYYDFFGFREPPFSIAPDPRYLYLSDRHKEALAHLMYGVQGQGGFIVITGEVGTGKTTVSRCFIENVPDHVDIALILNPRLSARELLSSICDELEIPHDISATIKELVDLINRDLLKAHAAGRHKVLMIDEAQNLSAEVLEQLRLLTNLETAEKKLLQIVLLGQPELQEMLALPELRQLNQRVTARYHLDAIGREELAAYLKYRLSVAGMRGDIFSQRAVNRLYRESQGIPRLINLISDRALLGAYAEGEHEITPEHIRQAAKEVRGQSLGPTPSRARQSPDRSQYLIVVASILVAIIGTAWLFERWSPGGAFLTDPSPAEPLQGAVERVDEEEQQPLQEIQETGSGEPSAPVELAVPGQLLDSVEAFQVLFGIWGREYEPSEAPVACDWANEEGLGCLSRQGSRRSLEFLNRPAMLQLQDEAGNTGFIVLRYLNGDEAEVASSSGSQTVSFASIERYWFGEYRVLWRLPEYLTGDGLYRNGGGEQLWIGARMMDLADLHSSSLAESDRVKRMGTEEQVRWYQSLRGLTVDGIAGAMTIIQINNDLEASIPRLTPLKSEGRE; translated from the coding sequence ATGTATTACGATTTTTTCGGCTTTCGCGAACCGCCGTTTTCCATTGCTCCCGACCCTCGTTACCTGTATCTCAGCGACCGCCATAAGGAGGCCTTGGCGCACCTGATGTACGGAGTCCAGGGGCAGGGCGGTTTCATCGTGATCACTGGTGAGGTGGGAACCGGAAAAACAACGGTTTCCCGGTGTTTTATCGAGAATGTTCCCGATCATGTGGATATCGCGCTGATCCTTAACCCGAGGCTTTCTGCGCGGGAGTTACTGTCCTCCATCTGCGATGAGCTGGAAATCCCCCACGATATCAGCGCCACCATCAAGGAACTGGTTGATCTGATTAACCGGGATTTGCTCAAGGCCCATGCAGCCGGGCGACACAAGGTTCTGATGATTGATGAGGCCCAGAACCTTTCGGCCGAGGTGCTGGAACAGTTAAGGCTGTTGACCAATCTCGAGACGGCAGAGAAGAAGCTGCTGCAGATTGTCTTGCTTGGCCAGCCTGAACTTCAGGAAATGCTGGCACTTCCGGAACTGAGGCAGCTGAATCAGCGGGTTACAGCACGTTATCACCTGGACGCGATTGGTCGGGAAGAGCTGGCGGCCTACCTGAAATACCGCCTCAGTGTTGCAGGCATGCGGGGTGACATCTTTTCGCAGCGGGCGGTGAATCGCCTCTATCGCGAGAGCCAGGGCATACCCCGCCTGATCAACCTGATCAGTGACCGCGCGTTGTTGGGCGCCTATGCCGAGGGTGAGCATGAGATCACGCCCGAGCATATCCGCCAGGCGGCAAAAGAAGTACGTGGACAATCCCTCGGCCCCACGCCCTCACGAGCGCGCCAGTCACCAGACAGATCCCAGTACCTTATCGTTGTGGCGTCGATTCTGGTGGCCATCATCGGCACCGCCTGGCTTTTTGAGCGTTGGTCACCCGGCGGAGCGTTTCTCACCGATCCCTCCCCAGCAGAACCTTTGCAGGGGGCTGTTGAGCGAGTCGACGAGGAGGAACAGCAACCATTGCAAGAGATTCAGGAAACCGGGTCCGGAGAGCCGTCAGCACCCGTTGAACTTGCCGTGCCGGGCCAGCTTCTGGATTCCGTGGAGGCTTTCCAGGTACTTTTCGGGATCTGGGGGCGCGAATATGAACCTTCGGAAGCGCCCGTTGCCTGCGACTGGGCCAACGAGGAGGGTCTTGGATGCCTGAGTCGTCAGGGTAGCCGCCGAAGCCTGGAGTTTCTCAACCGCCCGGCAATGCTTCAGCTCCAGGACGAGGCAGGCAATACGGGATTCATTGTCCTCCGCTACCTGAACGGCGATGAAGCAGAGGTGGCCTCATCGTCGGGCAGTCAGACCGTTTCCTTTGCCAGCATCGAGCGATACTGGTTTGGAGAATATCGGGTATTGTGGCGCTTGCCGGAATACCTTACAGGGGACGGTTTGTACAGAAATGGCGGCGGTGAACAGCTCTGGATTGGCGCCAGGATGATGGATCTGGCGGATCTGCACAGTAGTTCCCTTGCCGAGAGCGACCGTGTCAAACGCATGGGTACCGAAGAGCAGGTTCGGTGGTATCAGTCGTTGCGAGGGCTGACTGTGGACGGCATTGCCGGAGCCATGACCATCATCCAGATCAACAACGATCTTGAGGCATCCATCCCCCGTTTGACGCCATTGAAGTCTGAAGGTCGAGAATAA
- a CDS encoding DUF3336 domain-containing protein: MLKDPRIAKFRKMLADAPNYEVWKAAALELDFLEGNAEWKEDFASDLYHYEVIYDRLSNLKQYRQQNDVERLKRALREGLHHDLGNMGNPALYTRSRVGTKHLIEEYITQICEALDYLCDQPVPGFPVSDKLQFFRDTLTSYGRPALLLSGGATLGVFHFGVIKALWEKGLLPQVIAGSSIGAIIAGILGVHTDAEIPEMLIPENHNLKAWKWRGLLSAVRGDGLMDQEELRNCLRGNVGEYTFEEAYQRTGRSINVSVSPVQAHQKARLLCGYTSPYLMVWSAVLASAAVPGIFPPVTLMKKDIQGNTLPYMPRLKFVDGSVVSDLPIERLMHLYDVNYTIVSQTNPHVVPFLNQWGRDEKLSLGNLPMHLLKSEIQFHGQGVFDYLRKRVRPELLRQMSGQLYTIMAQRYSGDVTIAPSYSFRDYSRMLANPDPAYVRQMILAGERATWPKISMIRSHARISKTLERCVRRLKQQNRRTAELRLISNADSGTS; the protein is encoded by the coding sequence GTGCTCAAGGACCCAAGAATAGCCAAGTTCCGGAAAATGCTCGCCGACGCGCCCAACTACGAGGTGTGGAAAGCAGCAGCCCTGGAACTGGACTTTTTGGAGGGCAACGCCGAGTGGAAAGAGGATTTTGCCTCCGACCTTTATCATTATGAAGTCATCTACGACCGGCTGAGCAACCTCAAGCAGTATCGCCAGCAGAATGACGTGGAACGCCTCAAACGCGCCCTCCGTGAAGGCTTGCACCATGACCTGGGCAATATGGGCAATCCCGCGCTTTATACCCGATCGCGCGTCGGCACCAAGCATTTGATCGAGGAGTACATCACGCAGATCTGTGAAGCGCTGGACTATCTTTGTGATCAACCGGTTCCGGGTTTTCCAGTTTCAGATAAGCTCCAGTTCTTCCGCGACACCCTCACAAGTTACGGTCGCCCGGCACTTTTGCTCAGTGGCGGCGCCACCCTTGGTGTGTTCCATTTCGGCGTGATCAAGGCGCTCTGGGAAAAGGGGCTTCTGCCGCAGGTTATTGCCGGCTCGAGTATCGGGGCCATCATCGCAGGCATTCTTGGTGTGCATACGGATGCCGAAATTCCGGAAATGCTTATTCCGGAGAACCACAACCTGAAGGCCTGGAAATGGCGAGGTCTTCTCAGCGCGGTGCGTGGCGACGGGCTCATGGATCAGGAGGAGCTTCGGAACTGTCTGCGGGGCAATGTCGGTGAGTACACCTTCGAGGAAGCGTATCAGCGTACCGGACGTTCAATCAACGTAAGCGTGTCCCCGGTGCAGGCGCACCAGAAGGCCCGATTGCTTTGCGGATACACTTCGCCCTATTTGATGGTGTGGAGCGCGGTGTTGGCCAGCGCGGCGGTTCCCGGTATTTTCCCGCCAGTTACCCTGATGAAAAAAGACATTCAGGGTAATACGCTACCGTATATGCCCCGCCTGAAGTTTGTGGATGGCTCGGTCGTCAGTGATCTTCCGATCGAGCGTTTGATGCACCTGTACGATGTTAATTACACCATTGTGAGCCAGACCAACCCCCACGTAGTCCCTTTCCTGAACCAGTGGGGGCGGGATGAAAAACTGTCCCTCGGAAATCTGCCCATGCATCTGTTGAAATCCGAGATCCAGTTTCATGGCCAGGGCGTGTTCGATTACCTGCGAAAACGGGTAAGGCCCGAACTTCTACGGCAGATGTCCGGTCAGTTGTACACCATTATGGCCCAGCGTTACTCGGGAGACGTGACCATAGCTCCGTCCTACTCCTTCAGGGATTACAGCAGGATGCTGGCGAATCCGGATCCTGCCTACGTGCGGCAGATGATTCTGGCTGGCGAGCGGGCAACCTGGCCGAAGATCTCCATGATCCGCTCCCACGCCCGTATATCGAAAACCCTGGAGCGCTGCGTGCGAAGGCTGAAGCAACAGAACCGGCGCACGGCCGAGCTCAGGCTGATCAGCAACGCGGATTCCGGTACGTCCTGA